Proteins found in one Solitalea lacus genomic segment:
- the pdhA gene encoding pyruvate dehydrogenase (acetyl-transferring) E1 component subunit alpha encodes MSSIAITKETYLQWYEQMYLMRKFEERSGQLYGQQKIRGFCHLYIGQEAVAAGALSATLPKDGFITAYRDHALALGKGVSARECMAELYGKETGCSKGKGGSMHFFSKEHNFYGGHGIVGGQIPLGAGIAFASQYKGDDAVCLCFMGDGAVRQGALNETFNMAMIWNIPVIFICENNGYAMGTSVQRTTNMPDIYKIGLGFDMPSEPVDGMSCEAVHEAIDRAVQRARAGEGPSFLEIRTYRYKGHSMSDPAKYRTKEEVEEYKAKDPVEQVKNTILTNKYADEAWFEEIEAKVKEIVEDSVKFAEESNYPDPSELYKDVYVQEDYPYVMD; translated from the coding sequence ATGAGTTCTATAGCAATCACTAAAGAAACTTATCTGCAATGGTACGAGCAAATGTACCTGATGAGAAAGTTTGAAGAACGTTCTGGTCAACTATACGGCCAGCAAAAAATCAGAGGATTTTGTCACTTATACATAGGTCAGGAAGCCGTAGCCGCAGGGGCTTTGTCAGCTACTTTACCGAAGGATGGGTTTATTACCGCCTACCGTGACCATGCTTTAGCTTTAGGCAAGGGGGTTTCAGCACGCGAGTGTATGGCTGAATTGTATGGTAAAGAAACCGGTTGTTCAAAAGGGAAAGGTGGATCAATGCACTTTTTCTCTAAAGAGCATAATTTTTACGGAGGACATGGGATTGTTGGAGGACAGATTCCTTTAGGAGCGGGGATTGCCTTTGCTTCTCAATATAAAGGAGATGATGCGGTTTGTTTATGTTTTATGGGAGACGGAGCGGTTCGTCAGGGAGCGCTTAACGAGACCTTTAACATGGCTATGATTTGGAATATTCCGGTAATCTTTATCTGCGAAAACAACGGTTATGCTATGGGAACTTCAGTGCAACGCACTACCAACATGCCTGATATTTACAAAATAGGCTTAGGTTTTGACATGCCTTCTGAACCAGTTGACGGCATGAGCTGTGAAGCAGTTCACGAAGCTATTGATCGTGCTGTTCAACGTGCACGCGCAGGAGAAGGACCTTCATTCCTTGAAATCCGCACTTATCGTTACAAAGGCCATTCAATGTCAGATCCGGCTAAGTACCGTACTAAAGAAGAGGTAGAAGAATACAAAGCAAAAGATCCGGTTGAGCAGGTAAAAAATACTATTCTTACCAACAAATATGCTGATGAAGCATGGTTTGAAGAAATTGAAGCTAAAGTGAAAGAGATTGTTGAAGATTCGGTAAAATTTGCAGAAGAATCAAACTATCCTGACCCATCTGAGCTTTACAAAGATGTTTACGTTCAGGAAGACTACCCATACGTTATGGACTAA
- a CDS encoding VOC family protein — MKIHSLKLKTRNLSAIELFYGKQLGLLYSKSNDSVIQFKIGDSMLIFEQADSMLNYCYHFAFNIPCNQLENAIEWIGNYVNLLPVDNVGNQIANFTNWNARSIYFFDPVGNIVEFIVRFNLKNEVSEVFSANSLLSLSEIGIIVSDINVAIADFKERYELKVFVPSTASDHFVAMGNDRGLFILSTLNRHWFPTKIPAVSYPTEVRFENEKGMVYEIMF; from the coding sequence ATGAAAATACACAGTCTTAAACTGAAAACAAGAAACCTGAGTGCCATTGAGCTTTTTTACGGCAAACAGCTGGGGCTGCTTTATTCAAAAAGCAATGATTCTGTTATTCAGTTTAAGATTGGAGATTCTATGCTGATTTTTGAACAAGCAGACAGCATGCTAAATTATTGTTATCATTTTGCTTTTAATATTCCTTGTAACCAACTTGAAAATGCAATAGAATGGATTGGCAACTATGTTAATTTATTGCCTGTTGATAATGTGGGGAATCAAATTGCAAATTTCACTAATTGGAATGCTCGTTCCATTTACTTTTTTGATCCTGTGGGTAATATTGTTGAGTTTATAGTGCGGTTTAATCTTAAAAACGAAGTGTCCGAAGTATTTTCAGCAAATTCATTATTGAGTTTAAGTGAGATTGGAATTATTGTTAGTGATATTAATGTTGCAATTGCGGATTTTAAAGAACGCTATGAACTTAAGGTTTTCGTTCCCTCTACTGCATCTGATCATTTTGTGGCAATGGGTAATGATAGGGGGCTGTTTATTCTTTCCACTTTAAACCGGCATTGGTTTCCTACTAAAATTCCGGCCGTATCTTATCCAACGGAGGTTAGATTTGAGAATGAAAAGGGCATGGTTTACGAAATAATGTTTTAA
- a CDS encoding C40 family peptidase — MKKILLLLVFVISANAVSAQSKAIKDLFSSKPEQQKEVSDPDSLGYLYYSQLFGFSLASKANTKLFDFIYDWLGTPYRFGGNTRNGIDCSRFVNKVYDAVYNTFLGGASSRDIYKNVRPVDKEDLKEGDFVFFKMGKKYISHIGVYLGNGKFAHSSSSKGVSISDLNDPYFKRYFFKGGRMQE, encoded by the coding sequence ATGAAAAAAATACTACTCTTATTAGTTTTCGTTATTTCGGCCAATGCAGTGAGTGCGCAGTCGAAAGCAATAAAGGATTTGTTTTCATCAAAACCTGAACAACAAAAAGAAGTTTCAGACCCTGATTCGTTAGGATATCTGTACTATTCACAACTGTTCGGATTTAGTTTAGCTTCAAAAGCAAATACAAAGTTATTCGACTTTATTTACGACTGGTTGGGTACCCCTTATCGTTTTGGAGGAAACACGAGAAATGGGATTGATTGTTCTCGTTTTGTGAACAAAGTGTACGATGCTGTATACAATACGTTTTTGGGAGGTGCCTCATCTAGAGATATTTACAAAAATGTAAGGCCTGTAGATAAAGAAGATTTAAAAGAAGGAGATTTCGTTTTCTTTAAAATGGGTAAAAAGTATATTTCGCATATAGGCGTTTATTTAGGCAATGGTAAGTTTGCTCATTCATCCTCGTCAAAGGGAGTAAGTATCTCCGACTTGAATGACCCTTACTTTAAACGTTATTTCTTCAAAGGTGGAAGAATGCAAGAATAG
- a CDS encoding pyruvate dehydrogenase complex dihydrolipoamide acetyltransferase: MAEVVRMPKMSDTMTEGVLAKWHKKVGDKVKAGDVVAEVETDKATMDFESFQEGTLLYIGVEEGQAVPVDAVIAVLGAEGEDYKSALEAGGGNGSANATASVTPAATTPAPAAVQSSTPTVTPESLGATVIRMPLLSDTMTEGVINKWYKQVGDTIKSDDTIADVETDKATMEVTAYAEGTLLYVGVKEGEAAKVNDIIAIVGKPGTDVAPLLQAAPAGTASKTETTQTITTQTSAPKETATSASTDGRVKASPLARKIAQDKGIDLSQVKGSAEGGRIVKKDIESFSPTAAPAQAKVAATTGTPASVSAPAVYGQESFTEVPVTQMRKTIARRLSESLFTAPHFYLTMSIDMDQAIEARKRINELGTVKVSFNDIVLKAVAVALKKHPKVNSSWLGDKIRYNNHVNIGVAVAVEDGLLVPVVRFADTKSLSTISAEVKEYAQKAKDKKLQPADWEGSTFTISNLGMYGIDQFTAIINPPDACILAVGGISQVPVVKNGQVIPGNVMKVTLSCDHRVVDGATGSEFLQTLKGLLEEPLRLLV; this comes from the coding sequence ATGGCTGAAGTAGTACGCATGCCAAAAATGAGCGATACCATGACCGAAGGGGTTTTGGCAAAATGGCATAAAAAAGTTGGTGACAAGGTGAAAGCTGGCGATGTAGTTGCCGAAGTAGAAACTGACAAAGCTACCATGGATTTTGAATCGTTTCAAGAAGGCACCTTATTATACATTGGTGTAGAAGAAGGCCAAGCAGTCCCGGTTGATGCTGTTATTGCCGTTTTGGGTGCAGAAGGTGAAGATTATAAATCAGCTTTAGAAGCTGGAGGTGGAAATGGTTCAGCAAACGCAACCGCCTCTGTTACCCCAGCTGCAACAACTCCTGCACCAGCCGCAGTTCAAAGCAGTACCCCAACTGTAACGCCAGAATCTTTAGGAGCTACTGTAATTCGAATGCCTTTATTGAGTGACACTATGACGGAGGGTGTTATCAATAAATGGTATAAGCAAGTGGGAGATACGATTAAATCTGATGATACCATTGCAGACGTAGAAACCGACAAAGCCACAATGGAAGTAACTGCGTATGCAGAAGGAACATTATTATATGTTGGCGTAAAAGAGGGTGAAGCTGCTAAGGTTAACGATATTATCGCAATTGTTGGCAAGCCAGGAACTGATGTTGCACCGTTATTGCAAGCAGCTCCTGCCGGAACAGCCTCAAAAACTGAGACAACACAGACTATCACTACACAAACATCTGCGCCAAAAGAAACAGCAACTTCTGCATCAACAGATGGAAGGGTAAAAGCTTCTCCTTTAGCTCGTAAAATTGCCCAGGACAAAGGAATTGATCTTTCTCAAGTTAAAGGAAGTGCAGAAGGCGGCCGTATTGTTAAAAAAGATATTGAAAGCTTCTCTCCAACTGCAGCACCTGCTCAAGCTAAGGTTGCCGCTACTACCGGCACACCAGCTTCAGTTTCTGCTCCAGCAGTATACGGACAAGAAAGCTTTACAGAGGTTCCGGTAACACAAATGCGCAAAACCATTGCTCGTCGTTTATCAGAAAGCTTATTTACCGCACCACATTTTTACCTTACCATGTCAATTGATATGGATCAAGCAATTGAAGCGCGTAAACGAATCAATGAGCTAGGAACTGTTAAAGTTTCGTTTAACGATATTGTATTGAAAGCTGTAGCAGTTGCATTGAAAAAACACCCTAAAGTAAACTCAAGTTGGTTAGGCGACAAGATCCGTTACAACAACCATGTGAACATTGGAGTAGCAGTAGCTGTTGAAGATGGCTTATTAGTTCCAGTAGTTCGTTTTGCTGACACTAAATCGCTTTCAACTATTTCTGCAGAAGTAAAAGAATATGCTCAAAAAGCAAAAGATAAAAAATTACAACCAGCAGATTGGGAGGGTTCTACCTTTACAATTTCTAACTTGGGTATGTATGGTATTGACCAGTTCACAGCTATTATCAATCCACCTGATGCTTGTATTTTAGCAGTTGGAGGGATTAGTCAGGTACCAGTTGTTAAGAACGGTCAAGTTATTCCAGGTAATGTAATGAAAGTCACTTTATCTTGTGACCACCGCGTTGTAGATGGAGCTACAGGGTCTGAATTCTTGCAAACCCTTAAAGGTTTATTAGAAGAACCGCTTCGTTTATTAGTGTAA
- a CDS encoding PhzF family phenazine biosynthesis protein — protein MTIDMYQVDAFSSQLFKGNPAAVCILNEWLTDKQLGCIAAENNLSATAFLVNKEEYFELRWFTPEVEVMLCGHATIACALVLYDELGYTKNEILFETKSGRISVRKENKMFVLNFPKDEPVWVEEVPWQLIEGLNCSIVEVWKGNTDYMVVIQTQSEIEQLKLDLQVISTIEARGVIVTSIGDEVDFVSRFFAPQSGINEDQVTGSAHALLTPYWANKLNKTTFYARQLSKRGGNLKCRLLDDRVEVAGTAKLYLKGQIFIE, from the coding sequence ATGACAATCGATATGTATCAGGTTGATGCCTTTAGTTCTCAATTGTTTAAGGGGAATCCTGCTGCAGTATGTATTTTGAATGAATGGCTAACTGATAAACAGTTGGGTTGTATTGCGGCTGAAAATAATCTTTCTGCAACCGCTTTTCTTGTTAACAAGGAAGAGTATTTTGAACTACGGTGGTTTACCCCAGAGGTGGAGGTGATGTTATGTGGACATGCTACGATTGCCTGTGCCTTGGTGCTGTACGATGAATTAGGCTATACAAAAAATGAAATTTTATTTGAAACAAAAAGTGGAAGAATAAGTGTTAGGAAGGAAAATAAAATGTTTGTGCTAAACTTTCCGAAAGATGAGCCGGTTTGGGTTGAAGAAGTGCCGTGGCAACTAATTGAAGGATTAAATTGTTCGATTGTTGAAGTGTGGAAAGGTAATACTGACTACATGGTGGTAATACAAACTCAAAGTGAAATTGAACAACTCAAGCTCGATCTGCAAGTAATCAGTACGATAGAAGCAAGAGGTGTAATAGTTACTTCCATTGGTGATGAAGTTGATTTTGTTTCTCGTTTTTTTGCTCCACAGTCTGGAATTAATGAAGATCAGGTAACGGGTTCTGCACACGCTTTGCTTACGCCTTATTGGGCAAATAAATTAAATAAAACCACCTTTTATGCCCGACAATTATCAAAAAGGGGTGGCAACTTAAAATGCAGATTGCTCGATGATAGGGTTGAAGTTGCAGGAACTGCCAAATTGTATTTGAAAGGTCAAATCTTTATAGAATGA